One genomic region from Streptomyces sp. Li-HN-5-11 encodes:
- a CDS encoding FAD-dependent oxidoreductase, whose product MSTAPDHSVIVVGAGPTGLTLACELAAAGVSCTVLERRLTPSAQSRAMGLYSRTMEVLDLRGHADALAALGRPVSRMVPARGAVVDFTELDTRFPALHVVPQSRTEEVLQRHALDLGVTIERDTEVFGLEQDGSGVTLQVRSGSREWEETAEYVVGCDGAHSAVRELAGIAFRGRTYGIAPVLADVRLRKPPPDDVLVLAGNGGVMVSVPYGDGLYRLAIARRDRPWTRDPVTLEELSELLTRSLGFDPEPYEPGWLARFKIHQRIADVYRTGRVLLAGDAAHLHSPLGGQGLNLGIQDAVNLGWKLAAEVQGWAPPGLLDSYQAERRPQAERILRATDRATRLATTPSSALTAVRRAALPRLLGRPGIRRLAGEAISGLRSDYARRGGGRGPRAGRRMPDLTVQRPGAAPVRLYELMHDGRFLLLDLTADGRAATVAEAWGSRVCPVRVEGTPPGLDGAAALLIRPDGYVAWADGTNDPAGREDRVRRALHQWCGVEGPAPQRPPEATGTDGTAVPSRQPDTAPATAEDAGTEPTRAERA is encoded by the coding sequence GTGAGTACCGCACCCGACCATTCCGTCATCGTCGTCGGGGCCGGCCCGACCGGTCTCACACTGGCCTGCGAGCTGGCCGCCGCAGGGGTGTCCTGCACGGTGCTGGAGCGCCGGCTCACCCCGTCCGCGCAGTCCCGGGCCATGGGCCTGTACAGCAGGACGATGGAGGTGCTCGACCTGCGCGGCCACGCCGACGCGCTGGCGGCGCTGGGCCGGCCGGTGAGCCGTATGGTGCCCGCGCGCGGCGCGGTCGTGGACTTCACCGAGCTCGACACCCGCTTCCCGGCGCTGCACGTCGTGCCGCAGAGCCGCACCGAGGAGGTGCTCCAGCGGCACGCCCTGGACCTCGGGGTGACCATCGAGCGGGACACCGAGGTGTTCGGCCTGGAGCAGGACGGTTCCGGCGTCACGCTGCAGGTGCGCAGCGGGTCGCGGGAGTGGGAGGAGACCGCCGAGTACGTCGTCGGCTGCGACGGCGCGCACAGCGCGGTGCGCGAACTCGCCGGGATCGCCTTCCGGGGGCGTACGTACGGCATCGCGCCGGTCCTCGCCGACGTACGGCTGCGCAAGCCTCCGCCGGACGACGTGCTCGTGCTGGCCGGCAACGGCGGGGTGATGGTGTCGGTGCCCTACGGCGACGGGCTGTACCGTCTCGCGATCGCGCGGCGTGACCGGCCCTGGACCCGCGACCCGGTGACGCTCGAGGAGCTGAGCGAGTTGCTGACCCGGTCGCTGGGGTTCGACCCGGAGCCGTACGAACCGGGCTGGCTGGCCCGGTTCAAGATCCACCAGCGTATCGCCGACGTGTACCGCACCGGGCGGGTGCTGCTGGCCGGGGACGCCGCGCACCTGCACTCGCCGCTGGGCGGGCAGGGCCTGAACCTCGGCATCCAGGACGCCGTCAACCTGGGCTGGAAGCTGGCCGCCGAAGTGCAGGGCTGGGCACCGCCCGGACTGCTCGACTCCTACCAGGCCGAACGGCGGCCGCAGGCCGAGCGGATCCTGCGGGCCACCGACCGGGCCACCCGGCTGGCGACCACACCCTCCTCCGCGCTCACGGCGGTGCGCCGGGCGGCGCTGCCCCGGCTGCTGGGGCGGCCGGGGATCAGGCGGCTGGCCGGGGAGGCGATCTCGGGGCTGCGGTCCGACTACGCCCGGCGGGGCGGTGGCCGCGGGCCGCGCGCCGGCCGGCGGATGCCGGATCTGACGGTGCAGCGGCCGGGGGCCGCCCCGGTACGGCTGTACGAGCTGATGCACGACGGCCGTTTCCTGCTCCTGGACCTCACGGCGGACGGCCGCGCCGCGACGGTCGCCGAGGCGTGGGGCTCCCGGGTGTGCCCGGTCCGCGTCGAGGGCACACCGCCCGGGCTCGACGGAGCGGCGGCCTTACTGATCCGCCCTGACGGCTACGTCGCATGGGCGGACGGCACGAACGACCCGGCCGGCCGGGAGGACCGGGTGCGCCGGGCCCTGCACCAGTGGTGCGGCGTGGAGGGACCGGCGCCGCAGCGGCCGCCCGAGGCCACCGGCACGGACGGCACAGCCGTGCCGAGCCGGCAGCCGGACACGGCGCCGGCCACCGCCGAGGACGCCGGCACGGAGCCGACCCGGGCGGAACGGGCCTGA
- a CDS encoding MFS transporter: MEQAMTPARTRRGATALLVAVFVDALGSGLYMSVSVVFFTRYLGLGGDQVGIGLSLAGALSFALLVPTGVLADRVGPRRMLVAAHLARAALLACYPFCPGFPFFLIVVSLLGVADRAASPLVQGLFGVAVGKEQRVRAMGRARSLQNLGLALGGLAAGAALARDSGAVYVTVVYADSVSFVLAAALVARGTTGAERADGGGGGPLPLRRRLAVFRDGRFTALTVLNSVVSLHVTVLTAGVPLWVLAHHRLPRSVIAWTLVLNTVVVVLFQVRTTRGVRSAADGGRALRLSGLLLGGCCCALAATGTLPAPYAVALLLGAVALQAFAEMHQQAGAWAIGYDLAPEDRRQVYLAFFSLGNAARNTYGPLVIAFLVVRQGAVGWLLLGALVLGAGAFAARFGRAPATPATPPAPVLPLPDVRGGNP; the protein is encoded by the coding sequence ATGGAACAGGCGATGACACCGGCGCGGACCCGCCGCGGAGCGACGGCGCTGCTCGTCGCGGTGTTCGTCGACGCGCTCGGCAGCGGGCTCTACATGTCCGTCTCCGTCGTCTTCTTCACCCGCTACCTGGGCCTGGGCGGCGACCAGGTGGGCATCGGGCTGTCCCTGGCGGGGGCGTTGTCCTTCGCGCTGCTGGTGCCGACCGGCGTGCTGGCGGACCGGGTGGGCCCGCGGCGGATGCTCGTCGCCGCCCATCTGGCACGGGCGGCGCTGCTGGCCTGTTATCCGTTCTGCCCCGGCTTCCCGTTCTTCCTGATCGTCGTCTCGCTGCTGGGCGTCGCCGACCGCGCGGCGTCCCCGCTGGTGCAGGGCCTGTTCGGGGTCGCGGTGGGCAAGGAGCAGCGGGTGCGGGCCATGGGGCGGGCACGGTCGCTGCAGAACCTGGGGCTGGCCCTGGGCGGCCTGGCCGCGGGCGCCGCGCTCGCCCGGGACAGCGGCGCGGTGTACGTGACGGTCGTGTACGCCGACTCCGTGTCGTTCGTGCTCGCCGCCGCGCTCGTCGCCCGGGGGACGACGGGCGCGGAACGTGCGGACGGCGGCGGTGGCGGCCCGTTGCCGCTCAGGCGGCGGCTCGCCGTGTTCCGGGACGGGCGGTTCACCGCGCTGACCGTGCTCAACTCCGTGGTGAGTCTGCATGTGACGGTTCTGACGGCGGGCGTGCCGCTGTGGGTGCTCGCCCACCACCGGCTGCCCCGGTCCGTGATCGCCTGGACGCTGGTACTGAACACGGTCGTGGTGGTGCTGTTCCAGGTGCGCACCACCCGCGGCGTCCGCAGCGCGGCCGACGGCGGCCGGGCGCTGCGGCTGAGCGGGCTGCTGCTGGGCGGCTGCTGCTGCGCGCTCGCCGCGACGGGCACGCTGCCCGCCCCCTACGCGGTCGCTCTGCTGCTCGGGGCGGTCGCCCTCCAGGCGTTCGCGGAAATGCACCAGCAGGCCGGCGCCTGGGCGATCGGCTACGACCTCGCCCCCGAGGACCGCCGTCAGGTCTATCTCGCCTTCTTCAGCCTGGGCAACGCCGCCCGCAACACCTACGGGCCGCTGGTCATCGCCTTCCTCGTGGTCCGGCAGGGCGCGGTGGGCTGGCTGCTGCTCGGCGCCCTCGTACTCGGCGCGGGCGCCTTCGCGGCCCGGTTCGGCCGCGCCCCGGCCACGCCCGCCACTCCGCCCGCGCCGGTCCTGCCCCTGCCCGACGTCCGAGGAGGAAATCCGTGA
- a CDS encoding TrmO family methyltransferase encodes MPVIRLFSPAEGPGPEALGRLADDVTALLGLPIGHCWVWWQRLEPGSFHRPEWAAGSAAPAGIVVCKESYGKAQVNALLRLLRRRLAELLEVPADEIYLAVQRAAAGELLVRGEVWAPEPESGAEPGSRPQPETGAQPESGAQPETWNEPRTEPQTRTEATTEPETRIEAETEPETQSGGAITDVVPVARVHNERREITDDDWGSVHSVIRLDAARFTADALLALDSFSHVEVVFRFHRVPPHKVETAARHPRGNPDWPRAGIFAQRGKNRPNRIGVSRCRLLKVDGLDVHVAGLDAVDGTPVLDIKPYLRQFGPREEVVQPEWVDELMRHYY; translated from the coding sequence ATGCCGGTGATCAGGCTGTTCTCCCCGGCCGAGGGGCCGGGCCCGGAGGCGCTCGGGCGGCTGGCCGACGACGTCACGGCGCTGCTCGGGCTGCCCATCGGGCACTGCTGGGTGTGGTGGCAGCGGCTGGAGCCCGGCAGCTTCCACCGGCCCGAGTGGGCCGCGGGCTCGGCGGCCCCTGCCGGGATCGTGGTGTGCAAGGAGAGCTACGGCAAGGCACAGGTGAACGCCCTGCTGCGCCTGCTGCGACGGCGCCTGGCCGAGTTGCTGGAGGTGCCCGCCGACGAGATCTATCTCGCGGTGCAGCGGGCGGCGGCGGGCGAGCTGCTGGTGCGGGGCGAGGTGTGGGCGCCGGAACCGGAGAGCGGCGCGGAGCCGGGAAGCAGGCCGCAGCCGGAAACCGGGGCACAGCCGGAAAGCGGTGCGCAGCCGGAGACGTGGAACGAGCCGAGAACCGAGCCGCAGACGCGCACCGAGGCGACGACGGAGCCGGAGACGCGGATCGAGGCGGAGACCGAGCCGGAGACGCAGTCCGGGGGCGCCATCACCGACGTCGTACCCGTCGCCCGGGTGCACAACGAGCGGCGGGAGATCACCGACGACGACTGGGGGTCCGTCCACTCGGTGATCCGGCTGGACGCTGCGCGGTTCACCGCCGACGCGCTGCTCGCCCTCGACTCCTTCTCGCACGTCGAGGTCGTCTTCCGCTTCCACCGGGTGCCGCCGCACAAGGTCGAGACGGCGGCACGCCATCCGCGGGGCAATCCCGACTGGCCGCGGGCCGGGATCTTCGCCCAGCGCGGCAAGAACCGGCCCAACCGCATCGGCGTCTCGCGCTGCCGGCTGCTGAAGGTGGACGGGCTGGACGTCCACGTGGCAGGGCTCGACGCCGTGGACGGCACACCGGTGCTCGACATCAAGCCGTACCTGCGGCAGTTCGGGCCGCGCGAGGAGGTCGTCCAGCCTGAGTGGGTGGACGAGCTGATGCGCCACTACTACTGA
- a CDS encoding class I SAM-dependent methyltransferase, whose protein sequence is MPASETLSSRRFDRIAANFATSEVHRSSPTMEALHETLGPQTGRAICDVACGAGHLALSFAAEEPARLVGVDPAPNMLESFRALAAERSAAVEAVRSTAEELPFPDASFDLVVSRLAPHHFPDLPRAVAEMARLLRPGGRLAVIDLEGHEDPEIDALNHELEMLHDPTHVRSHTLTEWVDVLQGAGLNVPVARGGQAESRTGVPVKRWCEIASSGAEAERAIRTRLAEAPAAHRAALGIREKDGEFHLPVRTCMVIGVKPLGEVR, encoded by the coding sequence ATGCCCGCGAGCGAGACGCTCTCCAGCAGGCGGTTCGACAGGATCGCCGCGAACTTCGCGACCAGCGAGGTGCACCGCTCCAGCCCGACCATGGAGGCACTGCACGAGACCCTCGGCCCGCAGACCGGCCGCGCGATCTGCGACGTCGCCTGCGGGGCGGGCCATCTGGCGCTGTCCTTCGCCGCCGAGGAGCCGGCCCGGCTGGTCGGCGTGGACCCCGCGCCGAACATGCTGGAGTCGTTCCGCGCGCTGGCGGCCGAACGCTCCGCCGCCGTGGAGGCCGTACGGTCCACCGCCGAGGAACTGCCCTTCCCCGACGCCTCCTTCGACCTGGTGGTGTCCCGGCTCGCCCCGCACCACTTCCCCGACCTGCCGCGCGCGGTGGCCGAGATGGCCCGGCTGCTGCGCCCCGGCGGCCGGCTCGCGGTGATCGACCTGGAGGGCCACGAGGACCCCGAGATCGACGCGCTCAACCACGAGCTGGAGATGCTGCACGACCCCACGCACGTCCGCAGCCACACGCTCACCGAGTGGGTCGATGTCCTGCAGGGCGCCGGGCTCAACGTCCCCGTGGCCAGGGGCGGGCAGGCCGAGAGCCGCACCGGGGTGCCGGTGAAGCGGTGGTGCGAGATCGCCTCGTCGGGTGCGGAGGCGGAGCGCGCCATCCGCACGCGGCTCGCCGAGGCGCCCGCGGCCCACCGGGCGGCGCTCGGCATCCGCGAGAAGGACGGAGAGTTCCACCTGCCCGTCCGCACCTGCATGGTGATCGGCGTCAAGCCGCTGGGAGAGGTGCGTTGA